The sequence GAGCAATATCCTGGGCGCGGTCGTTGCGCTGGCCTGGTTCCTGCGCGGCAGCTGGATGAAGGCGATAATCGAGGAGGAGCCAGGGGAGCATGGCTAGTGAGAAGATTCAAAAGATGAGGGATCAGATACTGAACGGCCCGATAGAGAAGACTCTCCTCGTCTTGGCAGGCCCGTTGATAGTTAACAACCTGGTTCAGGTAGTCTACAACATAACTGACACATTCTGGCTCGGAAAGCTTGGAAGGGAGGCGCTCTCGGCCCCCGGAACCGTCTGGCCGATAATAGGAACCCTTATGGCACTTGGCATGGGGTTTGCAACTGCTGGCTTTGCCTTCGTTGGGCAGTATATAGGTGCTGAGAAGTATGAAAAGGCCAACCGTTCCGCAGGAGCGCTCTACTCACTTATGCTCCTCTTTTCCACGGCAACGGCCGTGATCAGCCTTGCAGTACTCCCATACGCGCTCCACTTCATGAAGGTAACCCCGAACGTATATCCCTATGCAAAGGCCTACGCTCAGGTTGTCTTCGCCGGTGTTCCGCTTTCCTTTGCCTTCATGGCATTCTCGGCACTTATGAGGGCTTCCGGCGACACTAAAACACCGGTAAAGATCAGCATGCTGACGGTGGGGATGAATATAGTCCTCGATCCGATTTTCATATTCTTTTTAGGTCTGGGCGTTGAGGGAGCTGCGATTGCCACTCTTCTCTCAAACGGTGTTGGGGCCATAATCGGCGCAAGGATCCTAACGAGCGGGAAAGCCAGTCTACATCTCACGCGCGAGACTCTTAAACCGGACTTCGAGTTCTACAGCAGGATATTCCACGTTGGCCTCCCTTCGGCAGTAGGACAGTCCGCGAACAGCTTCGGGTTCGTCGTCCTCACGAGGGTCATTTACGGCTACGGTGACGTGGTTTACGCTGCCTACACCATAACCACCCGCCTCGTCAACTTCATAACGAGCATAGCGAGGGGCGTTAGCATGGCCATGGGCACGATGATAGCCCAGAACGTTGGGGCGGAGAATTACGATAGGGCCAAGAAAATAGCGGAGAGGGCCATGGTGATCAACTTCCTTATAGCCTCCTCAGCGATAATTATCGTAGGGCTCTTCAGGGTTCCTATTTTTAGGGTCTTTCTGGATGATCCCGCGGTCATAGCCCAGAGCGAGTACGTGCTCAAATACTTCCTTATCTCCGTGCCCTTCTTCAATGGGATATTTGTCGTCGTGACGAGAACTTTCAGCTCCGCTGGCCACACCAAGAAGAGCATGATCCTCAGCATGTTGCGCCTTTGGGGTCTGAGGATACCGTTGAGCTACGTCTTCGGCTACGTTCCGGCGATAATGCTCTCCTTGACGGTGCTCGGCCACGAGGTCAGCATAAGGATTCCGCTGGCGGAGCTCTTTGGAATGAGTAGCAAAGGCGTGTTCTTTGGTATGGGCATGAGCAACTTTCTTGCGGCTCTGGTTGCATTTCTCTGGTTTATGCGCGGGAGCTGGATGAAAAGGATAATAGAGGAAAAATAGGATCAACTCAGCGTCTTGACCACGAAGGCGAGCAGATCGGTAAGCTCTCTTGCCCTCGTCTCAGGCGAAGCGCCCATGTGTCCGCTCTTGGTCTCGACGCGGAGGTAGACGGGCGCGCCTATCTCCTTCAGTTTCATGAAGAACTTGAAAGCGTGGGCCGGGTGGACGCGGTCGTCGTGGAGGCCGGTGTAGATGAGCGTTGGAGGATACTTTTTCTTAGGGTCAACGTTGTGGTACGGGCTGTACTTCAGCAGGAACTCCCTGTCCTCCGGGTCGTCGGGGTTTCCGTACTCCGGAATCCAGACACTGCCAATGTAGAGCTTGTGGAAGCGGAGCATGTCGATGACGGGGTAGCCTATCAGCGCGGCGTCCATGACGTCCGGCCGCTGGGTGAGAGTGGCCGAAACCAGAAGCCCGCCGTTGCTCCTGCCCCATGCCGCCACCTTGTAGCCCTCGGCCTTAAGCTTGCTGAGAACGGCTATAAAGTCGTCGAAGACGTTTTGCTTGTTCTCCCTCATTCCAGCGCGATGCCACTCCTCGCCGTACTCGCTTCCACCGCGCAGGTTTGCCATGGCAAAGGTTCCCCCGCGCTTTATGAAGGGAACCGCCTGCGGGAAGAACCTTGGGGTTAATGAGATGTTGAAGCCACCGTAGCCAAAGACCCAGGCCTTCTTCTCGTCCCTCTCGCCCTTGACGAGGAAGTAGTGGATTTTAGTTCCGTCCTTCGAGACCGCGAAGTCCTCTTCAACATTGAAGTTCCCCTCAACTTCCTGCCCCTCGACAAGCTTAAGCTCACCGTCGAACTCGTAGAGCCTGTAAGGGACGGTGAAGCTCTCGTAGCGGAGTAAGACCTTCTTCCCGTCGGTGTCGAGCGGATAGACGCTGCCCGGAAGGTCAAACGTTACTTCATCCAGCTTCTCCCCGTCTAAGGAATAGACCTCAAGCCTGTAGCTCGCGTGGACGAGCCTGCCGGCGAGGATTTTTCCATTCACAATAACCGCCCACTCCAGCGGGAACTTACCTTCGGGGATTATCTCCCTGACTTCTTCGTCTTTCACTGCAATGACCTTTCCAAGCCCTCTCCCTTCCTTCGTGAGGAGGTAGATGGTGTCGTCAATGACATCTATGGGTTGGACTGGGACCTCTGCGGAGTAAACCCTCTCCCACTTCTCGGGCTCATCTATCGGGCCCACGTAGATTTCCGCGCTGTTCCATCCGAAGGTAACAGTGAGGATTGC is a genomic window of Thermococcus guaymasensis DSM 11113 containing:
- a CDS encoding prolyl oligopeptidase family serine peptidase, coding for MEDPYIWAENLKDERVLKLVEEENKRFREFIGELSDKLFPEVWEYYSMPTLHSGRLTEKGVIAMYKEKDRQLIRWLGGEIIVDSKALEKELHDEVLLQGFTTDKKGKLLAYSFSIGGADEGITRIIDLETGELIEELKPSVWNITFLENGYYFSRFYRHGETPDGVKAPAVRLFWKDKNCEKMVFGEGLGSGYFLGFGKSTDGKWAILTVTFGWNSAEIYVGPIDEPEKWERVYSAEVPVQPIDVIDDTIYLLTKEGRGLGKVIAVKDEEVREIIPEGKFPLEWAVIVNGKILAGRLVHASYRLEVYSLDGEKLDEVTFDLPGSVYPLDTDGKKVLLRYESFTVPYRLYEFDGELKLVEGQEVEGNFNVEEDFAVSKDGTKIHYFLVKGERDEKKAWVFGYGGFNISLTPRFFPQAVPFIKRGGTFAMANLRGGSEYGEEWHRAGMRENKQNVFDDFIAVLSKLKAEGYKVAAWGRSNGGLLVSATLTQRPDVMDAALIGYPVIDMLRFHKLYIGSVWIPEYGNPDDPEDREFLLKYSPYHNVDPKKKYPPTLIYTGLHDDRVHPAHAFKFFMKLKEIGAPVYLRVETKSGHMGASPETRARELTDLLAFVVKTLS
- a CDS encoding MATE family efflux transporter, translated to MASEKIQKMRDQILNGPIEKTLLVLAGPLIVNNLVQVVYNITDTFWLGKLGREALSAPGTVWPIIGTLMALGMGFATAGFAFVGQYIGAEKYEKANRSAGALYSLMLLFSTATAVISLAVLPYALHFMKVTPNVYPYAKAYAQVVFAGVPLSFAFMAFSALMRASGDTKTPVKISMLTVGMNIVLDPIFIFFLGLGVEGAAIATLLSNGVGAIIGARILTSGKASLHLTRETLKPDFEFYSRIFHVGLPSAVGQSANSFGFVVLTRVIYGYGDVVYAAYTITTRLVNFITSIARGVSMAMGTMIAQNVGAENYDRAKKIAERAMVINFLIASSAIIIVGLFRVPIFRVFLDDPAVIAQSEYVLKYFLISVPFFNGIFVVVTRTFSSAGHTKKSMILSMLRLWGLRIPLSYVFGYVPAIMLSLTVLGHEVSIRIPLAELFGMSSKGVFFGMGMSNFLAALVAFLWFMRGSWMKRIIEEK